A stretch of Vigna angularis cultivar LongXiaoDou No.4 chromosome 4, ASM1680809v1, whole genome shotgun sequence DNA encodes these proteins:
- the LOC108322630 gene encoding uncharacterized protein LOC108322630, translating into MANSTIKILGIVILFLSLISQGFGECYLWDVITSQKRTGVQVEGNPEWIVTITNNCPCTVKNVLVNCRKFQSIEPIDSSILAIQGDLCLVKAASCFIMSFNEIFSSNHLLLDLA; encoded by the exons ATGGCTAATTCAACCATCAAAATTCTTGGCATAGTTATATTATTCCTTTCTCTTATTTCTCAAG GTTTTGGTGAATGTTATCTATGGGATGTGATTACAAGCCAAAAGAGAACAGGAGTTCAAGTGGAAGGAAACCCAGAGTGGATTGTGACTATCACTAATAATTGTCCATGCACAGTGAAAAATGTGCTTGTGAATTGCAGGAAATTTCAATCCATTGAACCCATAGACTCTTCAATCTTAGCAATTCAAGGCGATTTGTGTCTTGTTAAAGCTG CTTCTTGTTTCATCATGAgctttaatgaaatattttcttctaaTCATTTACTCCTTGACCTTGCATAA